A genomic window from Oryctolagus cuniculus chromosome 12, mOryCun1.1, whole genome shotgun sequence includes:
- the LOC100357670 gene encoding olfactory receptor 4F3/4F16/4F29-like, producing MDVANHSVVSEFVLLGLTNSWEIQLLLFVFSSMFYVASMTGNSLIVFTVASDPHLHSPMYFLLANLSFIDLGVSSVTSPKMIYDLFRKHKVISFGGCVAQIFFIHVIGGVEMVLLIAMAFDRYVAICKPLHYLTIMNPRMCVFFLVAAWVIGLLHSVVQLVFVVNLPFCGPHVLDSFYCDLPRIIRLACTDTYQLEFMVMANSGFISVASFLLLVISYVVIMLTVHKHSSAGSSKALSTLSAHISVVVLFFGPLIFFYTWPSPSTHLDKFLAIFDAVLTPVLNPMIYTFRNQEMKAAMRRVCRQLVSYRKIS from the coding sequence ATGGATGTTGCAAATCACTCTGTTGTGTCAGAATTTGTGTTGCTGGGACTCACCAATTCCTGGGAGATCCAActtcttctctttgtattttcCTCCATGTTTTATGTGGCAAGCATGACAGGAAACTCCCTCATTGTGTTCACGGTAGCTTCTGACCCTCACTTGCACTCCCCCATGTACTTTCTGTTGGCCAATCTCTCTTTCATTGACTTGGGTGTTTCTTCTGTCACATCCCCCAAAATGATTTATGACCTCTTCAGAAAGCACAAAGTCATCTCCTTTGGAGGTTGCGTTGCTCAGATCTTCTTCATCCATGTCATCGGTGGTGTGGAGATGGTGCTGCTCATAGCCATGGCCTTTGACAGATACGTGGCCATTTGTAAACCCCTGCATTATCTGACTATTATGAACCCACGAATGTGTGTCTTCTTTTTAGTGGCTGCCTGGGTGATTGGCCTTCTGCACTCTGTGGTTCAGTTGGTTTTTGTAGTAAACCTGCCCTTTTGTGGTCCTCATGTGTTGGACAGCTTCTACTGTGACCTTCCTCGGATCATCAGACTTGCCTGCACAGACACCTACCAACTGGAGTTCATGGTCATGGCCAACAGTGGGTTCATCTCGGTGGCCTCCTTCCTCCTACTGGTCATTTCCTATGTTGTCATCATGCTCACTGTTCACAAAcactcatccgctggttcatccaaGGCTTTGTCCACACTTTCAGCTCACATCAGTGTGGTAGTCTTGTTCTTTGGTCCACTGATATTCTTCTATACCTGGCCATCTCCTTCCACACACCTGGATAAGTTTCTTGCCATCTTTGATGCAGTTCTCACTCCTGTTTTGAATCCTATGATTTACACATTCAGGAATCAAGAAATGAAGGCAGCGATGAGGAGAGTGTGTAGACAGCTAGTGAGTTACAGGAAAATCTCCTAG